Proteins co-encoded in one Arachis stenosperma cultivar V10309 chromosome 7, arast.V10309.gnm1.PFL2, whole genome shotgun sequence genomic window:
- the LOC130940460 gene encoding LOB domain-containing protein 12-like, with translation MGGNSPCASCKLLRRRCTKDCAFAPYFPADEPHKFAIVHKVFGASNVSKMLQELPVEQRADAVSSLVYEANARVRDPVYGCVGAISYLQNQVSELQMQLAVAQAEILCIQMQQQVEEDPPVMMMMMPPPQLSNENELSHHYFTTFGSSSTNNVIHDSFKRQSVFGHDMVS, from the exons ATGGGTGGGAATTCACCGTGTGCCTCATGCAAGCTTCTGAGACGCAGGTGCACCAAAGATTGTGCATTTGCTCCTTATTTCCCTGCTGATGAACCCCACAAGTTTGCCATAGTCCACAAAGTTTTTGGCGCTAGCAACGTTAGCAAAATGTTGCAG GAACTTCCGGTGGAGCAAAGAGCAGATGCAGTGAGCAGCCTAGTGTACGAGGCGAATGCGAGGGTCCGGGATCCGGTATACGGGTGTGTCGGAGCCATATCATACCTTCAAAACCAAGTCTCAGAGCTTCAAATGCAGCTAGCAGTTGCTCAAGCAGAGATACTCTGCATCCAGATGCAGCAGCAAGTAGAAGAAGATCCAccagtgatgatgatgatgatgccaCCACCTCAACTCTCAAATGAAAATGAACTCTCTCATCACTACTTTACTACTTTTGGATCTTCTTCTACCAATAATGTAATTCATGATTCCTTCAAGAGACAAAGTGTTTTTGGACATGACATGGTTTCTTGA
- the LOC130939383 gene encoding uncharacterized mitochondrial protein AtMg00810-like, whose translation MKPPLGYPCPSSKVCLIRRVLYGLKQAPREWFDKFNTIICNLGFTCSPHENALFIRRSERGVVLLLVYVDDIIITGDYIDGISDLKASLHRTFVMKDLGSLGYFLGLEVISTDDGIYLCQAKYASNLLAHARITNSCTESTPLEPNVRFIPMDVTVLDNPTLYRQLVGGLIYLTFTRPDIAYPVYVLSQFLSTPRTTHYATVLRYIKDTLFYGLYFSAHSSLSLQAYSDIDWTGDPTDRRSTTGYCLFLGDALISWHAKKQMFTARSSTKVEYRALADTTTEVVSICWLLKNLGAPQLSATDIFCDNRSSIQIVHNNVFHERTKHIEIDCHFVRQRILIDAIRLITVGTLDQTADIFTKVHHPTCFRTLLSKLKMVSLAPT comes from the coding sequence ATGAAACCACCTCTAGGTTATCCTTGTCCTTCTAGCAAAGTCTGTCTCATTCGCAGGGTACTTTATGGTCTTAAGCAAGCTCCTCGTGAATGGTTTGACAAGTTCAACACCATTATTTGCAATCTCGGTTTCACTTGCAGCCCTCATGAGAATGCACTTTTTATTCGTCGAAGTGAACGTGGAGTTGTTCTTCTACTTGTGTATGTTGATGACATAATCATTACTGGAGATTATATTGATGGTATCTCTGATCTCAAAGCTTCCCTTCACCGTACCTTTGtgatgaaagatcttggttcTCTCGGTTATTTTCTTGGTCTCGAGGTCATATCCACAGATGATGGCATCTATCTCTGTCAGGCTAAGTATGCTTCAAATCTTCTTGCTCACGCCAGAATTACAAATAGTTGCACTGAGTCTACTCCCCTTGAGCCCAATGTTCGATTTATCCCTATGGATGTCACTGTTTTGGATAATCCTACTCTCTATCGACAGTTAGTTGGAGGTCTTATCTACTTGACTTTCACCCGACCAGACATCGCCTATCCTGTTTATGTACTTAGCCAGTTCTTGTCAACTCCTCGTACTACTCACTATGCGACAGTTCTTCGCTACATCAAAGACACCCTATTTTATGGCCTTTATTTTTCTGCCCATTCATCTTTGTCCCTTCAGGCATACTCCGATATTGATTGGACTGGTGATCCCACTGATCGTCGTTCTACTACTGGTTACTGTTTGTTTCTTGGCGACGCTCTCATTTCTTGGCATGCTAAGAAGCAAATGTTCACTGCTCGATCAAGCACAAAAGTTGAATACCGTGCTCTCGCTGATACCACTACTGAGGTTGTCTCAATTTGTTGGCTTCTCAAAAATTTGGGTGCTCCTCAATTGTCTGCTACTGATATTTTTTGTGACAACCGCAGTTCTATTCAGATTGTCCATAATAATGTATTTCATGAACGCACAAAACACATTGAGATTGATTGTCACTTTGTTCGGCAACGTATTCTTATTGATGCTATTCGTCTCATCACTGTTGGAACACTGGATCAGACTGCTGATATCTTCACGAAAGTTCATCATCCGACTTGTTTCCGAACTCTGTTATCCAAACTCAAGATGGTATCCTTAGCTCCCACTTGA